The sequence attgACTAACTTTAGACAGTAGTAGGCtatagttgaaacttgtaggcgatcttcgagggcgacaaaaaacactgttttctatatatagattcacgatcattcccaTAATGATAATAAGGTCATTATTATATATGCAGTAAATGTTTTGTATCCGTCGTCTTGCTGCTGTGCgtgtgcaatgaagctcaacgcacaAGGTGAATGCTCTGTGAACATCTTGTTACTCATGCAAAAGGGTTGTATCAGCAGTACAACACGAGGGCATTGCGTAACAACCTGATTTTGTTAATGATCATTGATCATTACCTGATatggaccaatcagattgcccGACTCGACTGCATTGACATTTGCCAGGTATTAATGCACTCCATGCAAAAGCAATTAATACAAGCTAATAGGGTGGTACATGGGTAGTGCTTTAGTTGAATCGGTCTCCATCCTGGGAATATCGATACAAGAGCAGATGTCTTACAATACTATCGTCTATACCACATTTCCTTGTTTGTAGGCACGCGTTATAGTTATGGCATGATTTGTACATAGCTAGACGATACAGAATCCCcgtagtaagacgctccatcccctTATGTGCTCCTGATCAATATCATCCAGGTACCGTATATTGGGTTACTTTCGTATAGTTCGTATTgcagagcatcatacgaaaattaaaactacgaaattgttattctaccgcaataggttcaacgtcactatcctgagctgtacaaatattaaGATACTATGGGATTGATATTGCCATAAAATAATGCaggcatgtatatactgtatttaGTACAATGACCATTTAtttatgactgcatgcatttGCAATTAaggttttcaccagcaaaatattctagaaATACGGTATAAGTTTATACCATGCAGTGTACTATAGTTGGTACGTATGCAAGTTACGGTATGCATGGGATTAATTATCTAGCTCTAAAATTCTGCCTGTTCAATGCACATATATTTCTAAAATTTCAAATGGTGAGTCATCGCATATATTGGTTGACTGTTTTCACAAAGCCTAAACTCAATGTCATCTGTTGTCGGCTAAGGTAGTTGCTTGCAGAACTACGGTGGGTTGTTGAAGTCACAGCAAGTACTGGTACTCCCACATCCTTGACCGTCCCAGAGTGGATCGTCAGCATACCACACACCTTCAGTAACTCTGTTACTTCTAACAGCTGTGTCACAAAAGTAGTCCTGCCCAATGAATGAAGGTACAGCCACAGAGCCACCATTACAGGGACATCTCTCTGATAAATCATCATGGGTTTCGCCAGATCCGCTCGAAAAAGACCAAATATGCTGTCTACGAGACTCCCCGTGGGTGAGAATAATGCCATTGATGGGATTATTAGTCGTAATAGAATTAAGTGCGCTAGGTGAGCCAAATTGATATGCAACAattctcccacacacacacgagagTATTGAACTCCATTCACAGGATATGTAGTTGACACACATCCCTGCAGCAACCTGTCAGGTCGACCACACGTACGCAGTGGTGCTGTTGTCCTGCTATTCAGTTTGAATCCGTTCAGACACTGCTGGTTAGAGTCAGTCATGTCAACATCAGCCACCTTCATCCAGCCTCTTGCTCCATTACTGCAACACAATCTCTCCATATCGCAGTACATAATCACAGGCTTCTGATTATTAGCTCCAGTCATCCAATAGTAGTCGGACTGATAATTAATTGCTAGCGTATAGTGCACCGCATGATATTGCTGGATTGCTTAAGATCCAATCTTTATTAATTCACTAGTAGTAGAGGTAGTATTGCCTTTTGGTCCAGGGGGACCTTGCAATCCAGTCATTCCTTTCTTCCCCTTGTTTCCAGTATTACCAGGTTGTCCCGTAGCTCCCATTTCGTCCAACTGGCCCCAATGGACCGACACTACCGTTGATTCCTTGAGCACCAAATTTTCCTTTCACACCGGGTTGGCCTCGTCCTCCCATTTCTCCGGGAGTTCCTTGCGGTCCAATTGAACCCATGTCTCCTTTAAGTCCTGCTCCAGTGTTTCCTTTAGGGCCTCTTCTGCCGTCACGACCCTGAGGCCCTATTTCTCCTTTGTATCCAGGGTAACCAAGCTACCCTTTAATGCCTGTCACACCAGGGTCTCCGTGGATCCCTCGAGGTCCTTCTTTGCCTTGTTCATCGGTGTTCCCCTTTTCACCCTTTGGTCCTGGTTTGAGTGTGCAGTCCGTCCCATTGTTCTCATTTCTGTTGCAATCTATAATAGAGTAGAGCTTCTTGTCGATAATCTCGGTCAGTGCATTAGCTAGAATATCTATAGAACTCTGGGAAGCATCTCTTCTGTTTCGATTGAGTGATCCAATGATAGAGGAGATAGAATCTTCTTCTGTGTTGAGTTTCGACGTCTGAACCTCTTCACGCAAAGTTTGGATTTCTCACCCTTGATTCCAGACAGTGAAGGTCAAGCTGCCAAGAATGGTGAAAAGCACTGCAAAAGTGATGGCTTGAAGCACAAACAGCTTAGGGTTCGTGGTGTAAGCCATTGCAGCAATTAACGTTGCAAAATCAACTGCGTTATTTCACAATGAGTGTGGGCATGCagtgctagagatgttggactgcctaCGTAGAGTTCTATGACtagtaaaactttgcctggaaagctggacatggatcgacttggaactggaagtgttcaagcactagctagctagctataccttattAGGGTtagatagatctagctacTAGTCTAGATATCACAGTGTGTTTatttagattctatcagaccACCTATCACCAGTATCACCACCTAtctttcttgtgtctttctaaaTGCTAATAgtaatagcttagtcatcatgagcatgcaggtagctactgccactagagctggccacgctggttccctgatctgacttgcaagCACAGCTTttgcttggtggttgtctcagtacagtctttTTATTAAACTCTGAATGTGTGGGAGagtaccttacgtcacgattgtaggctacatatcgcccacgctTGTGTTTTATGttgtttataataattattataaattatgttttTACAAGCATAATTTGTCGTTGTGGTCTTGGAATGTAATTGGTGTTGCAATAGTCAGGTCAAAGTCCAGTCCAGTAGTCCACGAGAACACATATTGAACTACCGtaagcgcgaaattttcgaagggctttttcgctgttttcggttagcaatcctacaagaaaattaattccacgaaaattgttttttaagtagaattatctgctacaACGTACAAAGATTGAAGACGTGGCCTGGGAGTGCCAGTAACCCACGAAATTCAACGAAATGTTTTAGAggctattccacgaaatttaagtgaCTCGAAcgtttcgcgctatacagtaatttatgtttttgtgttgtcatcattatgaatctcattataataGTTTTTGGTAATGTCATTGCGTATGAATACCATTAGAAACTTGAGGTATGTATTTCTTAAAACTTGGTGCCTTAGGGCAGCCATATTCATGCACCCATGGATATAAATAGTATcacacattatatatatatagcatcaccgccatgcatgatatatatagATTCTAGATGCACTTGCTATGGCTAGCAGATACTATTTATAGCATAAAACAATTTTGGCACAAGGGCgctccataataattatattaggcAAACTAAACGATACACTCTTGTAGTCATCAATTGAAGGACTCACCATGAATCTGTTTCTGGCTCTTCTCCCCCTTCTTCTGCTGACAGCTTGTGCCCTCAGTCAGACCATTGATAGAGACAACGTGAGATGCGATCTCCAGCAAAAAGTTTGCGAGTGTCGAGAAAATGCTGATGAGTGTGAGTTTACCCTTGTGATAGAGAAGATACAAACTTTCACCAGTTACACAATCGAGGAAGTTGATAATGACCTTGTCGGTGTGATGAATTTTCGTGGAGACGATGGAAGCTCATACTACTTCAACGGTACTGGGCACTTGAATCCACTAAATACCGATAGTGACCATGTCTGTGTGGCCGACAATGAAAACTTTGACTCCATCAAATGTACAGTGCCATACACAGCTGACGGAAAAACATATCGTCCCTTTATTGCTGTGAATGGAATTACTCCAGGTCCTACATTGATAGTATATGAAGGACAAAGAATGATTGTCAACATTGTAAATCAACTTCTCAGCGAAAGCACATCAATCCATTGGCATGGGATGGACATGAGAAACACTCCATGGATGGATGGTGTTGTTCTGGTAACACAGTGTCCAATTGACCCTTTTGAAACATTCCAATATTACTTTGAAGCGGCACCGACTGGCACATTCTGGTACCATGCCCATCGGGTAGATCAAAGAGTAGACGGTCTGTTTGGTGGACTAATTGTCCGAGAATCTTCAGAGAGGCGTGCCATGCTAAATGGTGTACTTGGCAGCGATATAGTCGACAATCCCGGCACGCAGACAATGCACTTGCATGAGTGGGCTGAAGCCACAACATCGGATCAGTTCATTAAGATCAAAGGTGGTTTGGGATTCTTTCCAGGAAAGCCTTACGGTGAAATTCCATTGCCTCTTGCCGAACAAAATGGTACCGCCTACACATCTTATGAAGCACTTTCGGGACCAGATGGCTTAGAAGTAGGTGACTTGCCATTTGTGTCTGGTCTTATCAATGGCAGAGGAAAACATATTGAGATTCCGTACATTAAAACACGTTTGGAAATTTTCAGTATAAGTAATGATGGCCGACTGTATCGATTCCGGCTGATTGGAGTACAAAGTATCTATATGCTTAAGTTTTCCATTGATGAACATAATTTGACTGTGATCGCAACTGATGGCAACCTCATAGAACCAATTGAAACAcaattcattatcctacacaCTGGAGAAAGGTATGACTTTGTCTTGAGAGGTGAAAAGCCGAGAAATGACAAAAATGACTACTGGATCAGAGCTGAAACGCTTGAATTGGATTTGAACTCTGCTGGACCACCATACACACCTGTTGGAAATCTTGCTGAAGGAATACTTCATTATCAATTGGACGGTGAACAACTTCCGCAATCTTCTGACTATGAAGCCATTAAGCAGAGCTCTATTCCCTTCAACACGGTTCAATGTGGTAAATTAGGTGGATGCACAGCAATTAACTG comes from Halichondria panicea chromosome 7, odHalPani1.1, whole genome shotgun sequence and encodes:
- the LOC135338026 gene encoding uncharacterized protein LOC135338026 is translated as MNLFLALLPLLLLTACALSQTIDRDNVRCDLQQKVCECRENADECEFTLVIEKIQTFTSYTIEEVDNDLVGVMNFRGDDGSSYYFNGTGHLNPLNTDSDHVCVADNENFDSIKCTVPYTADGKTYRPFIAVNGITPGPTLIVYEGQRMIVNIVNQLLSESTSIHWHGMDMRNTPWMDGVVLVTQCPIDPFETFQYYFEAAPTGTFWYHAHRVDQRVDGLFGGLIVRESSERRAMLNGVLGSDIVDNPGTQTMHLHEWAEATTSDQFIKIKGGLGFFPGKPYGEIPLPLAEQNGTAYTSYEALSGPDGLEVGDLPFVSGLINGRGKHIEIPYIKTRLEIFSISNDGRLYRFRLIGVQSIYMLKFSIDEHNLTVIATDGNLIEPIETQFIILHTGERYDFVLRGEKPRNDKNDYWIRAETLELDLNSAGPPYTPVGNLAEGILHYQLDGEQLPQSSDYEAIKQSSIPFNTVQCGKLGGCTAINCPFREFHPLYNIHCIHAHELRRLEPLPLAELPEAEVDPDCEDCEIFFNIGSDNDALNGRNMKLPPAPPLTQRDDLPSDQFCNVQQPCPNNEPCSCTHLRNITSFNKTIRIVLSSVGKDVLNGESVSHPFHLHGHQFQVVYIGFGSYNESTGFLSAPKDGIICDDTLCSNPSWAPGSRPSFETSDKTVLKDTVIVPGGGYVVIHFRSNNPGLWLLHCHIVPDLLEGMSVMIDEVRSQQNPAPDNINICGNFKISQSQFYEKLAFNRSNSATEDIGHPLVMWSILCLDLVMLLFHGI